One region of Sphingomonas adhaesiva genomic DNA includes:
- the kdpF gene encoding K(+)-transporting ATPase subunit F encodes MTLDLWLAALTAIGLLVYLVAVLIRPERF; translated from the coding sequence ATGACGCTCGATCTCTGGCTGGCGGCGCTGACCGCGATCGGCCTTCTCGTCTATCTGGTGGCGGTGCTGATCCGCCCCGAACGCTTCTGA